In Verrucomicrobiia bacterium, the genomic window CGTTTGTAGCGCTGCTCGGAACGGAGGGACATGCGGCCGTTCACGAGAAACAAGGGCACGTTACGGCGCGCGGCCATCCAGATGTGGTTGGGCCACAATTCGGATTCCATGAGGACGATGAAATCGGGTTGAATCAAATCGTACGCACGGTGGACAGACCAGGGGAAGTCCTGTGGAAAATAGAGCAGCTCGACTTCCTGCGGGAGGCGTTCGTAGGCGAGCGCATAGCCAGTCGAGGTCGTAGTGGTCACGATAATGCGCAGGTCGGGGAACTTACGCTGCAATGCGCCGATGAACAGGAGCGCGACGTTGACCTCGCCAACGCTCACCGCTTGGATCCAGCAACGGGGTCCCTTCTTGTGAGCGAGTCGTTCGCGCGCGTCCGCGGAGTAAAAGCCGAAGCGTTGCCAGAAGTTTTCCCGGTACTTGCCGCGCTTCCACATCTTGTAGAGGAACAGCGGGCTCAGGAGGATGAAGCCCAGCGAATACGCGATCGTGTAGAGCAGCCGAATCACGTGGGGACAATAGCCAAATCGTCGCATGGTTGCGAAGCGATTTCTGCCAAACTCAGGTTCAATCACCCTTGACCCATTTAGCGACAAAATGACACTGTTTTATGTATACCGGAGGGGCAAATCAATGAATGCAGAGGTTAAAATCACCCGGTCTCCGGCGTGGCACACGAGTTGCGCCACGGACAGGCAGATGAACGGTGCCCAAACCCAGACGCCCAAGCTGATGGGTGACGTGACCCGCCAGACCGAGGCGCACTTTCGTTCGCTGATTGAAAACACCACCGATATTATCACCATCCTGGAGGCAGACGGCAGCATCCGCTATGAAAGTCCGTCCATCGAACGTATCCTCGGTTATCGGCCTGAGGAATTGGTCGGGCGTAACGCCTTCGAGTTTATCCACCCGGACGATCTTGACCGGATCCAAAAGGTTTTTGCGGAGGGGCTGATCCGACCGGGCTGTGTGGAATCCGGCGAGTATCGCTTCCGCCACAAGGATGGCTCGTGGCGAGTTCTCGAAGGGATCGGCAAGAACCTTCTGGAAGATCCCGCAGTACGGGGGATCATCATCAACTCCCGCGACATCACGGAGCGCGAACGGATGGACGAAGCGTTGCGCAAGATACAGCAACAGCACCGCGCGCTGCTGGACAGTATTCCTGACATCGCCTGGGTGAAAGACAAACAGAGCCGCTTCATCGCCGTGAATGAAGCGTTTGCGAAGGCCTTTGGCCACGCCTCCGGGGAAATCGTCGGCAAGACCGACTTTGACTTTGTGCCGCGCGAACTGGCGGAACGCTATGTCGCCGATGACAAACAAGTCATGGAGCTGCGCCAACGCCGGCGCATCGAAGAACCTTTTGTGGACGCGGCGGGGAAACGCACCTGGGTGGAAACCATCAAGTCCGCCTTCCTGAACGACCAGGGAGAGGTGGCCGGGACGACCGGCGTCGCCCGCGACATCACCGAGCGCAAGCAAATGGACCAGGCGCTGCGCGCGAGCGAAGAGCGGTACCGCACCCTGTTCGCGACGATGCGGGAAGGATTCGCCCTGTGCGAGATCATCTGGGATGCCGATGGCAAGCCTTGTGATTACCGCTATCTGGAAGTCAACCCGGCGTTTGAGAAGATGCTGGGTGTCACACACGGCCAAGCGGTCGGCAAAACCGTGCGAGAAATCTTTCCGGACGTGGAAGATTATTGGATCGATATCTACGGCAAGGTCGCCCTCACCAGCCAGCCAGCCCGATTCGAGAATTATTTGCGGGCCGTTGACAAACACTTTGAAGTGGCTGCTTTCAGCCCGAAACGCGGCCAGTTTGCCGCGATCTTCTCGGACGTCACCGAGCGCAAGCGGATCGAGGAGCGCCTTCACCTCCAAAGCACGGCCCTGGAGTCCGCCGCCAACGGCATCGTTCTCACGGACAGCAGGGGGACGATCCTCTGGGTCAACCCGGCCTTCACGAAGTTGACAGGCTACACCGCCGCAGAAGCCATCGGGCAGAACACGCGCCTCCTGAAATCGGGCAAGCACGATGAGAGTTTTTATCGCAACCTTTGGCAGACGGTAAATTCGGGCAAGGTCTGGCAGGGCGACATGATCAACCGCCGCAAAGACGGCAGCCTCTACAATGAAGAGATGACGATCACGCCGGTGTGCGACGAGCGCGGTGAAATCACCTATTTCATCGCGATGAAGCAGGACATCACGGACCGCAAGCAGGCGGAAGCGTCGCTGCGCGAGAGTGAAGAATTATTCCGATCGCTGAGCGTCTCCTCACCGTTGGGTATTTTTCTCACCGACGCCCAGGGCCGGTTGACATACGCCAACCCGCGCTGCCGCGAACTCTACGGTTTCACGCTGATGGAGAGCCAGAACGACGGGTGGACGCAGTTCATTCATGCCGACGACCGCGAATGGGTCACCCGGAAGTGGCAGGCGTTCATCACCGACGGAATCGATTATTCTGCCGAGTATCGCGTCTGTCATCGCAACGGCAACGTCCTGTGCGTCCATGTGCGGGCCGCCCGCATGCAGTCGGACCACAGCGAGTCGATGGGTTTCGTCGGGACGATTGAGGATGTTACGGTCCGCAAACGGTCAGAAGACGATCTGCGGGAAAGCAAACAGCGATTGGAGCAGGCGCTGGCAGAGTTGCAGGCGGCGCAACAGCAAGTCATCCAGCAAGAGCGCCTGCGGGCGCTGGGCACCATGGCCAGCGGCATTGCCCACGATTTCAACAACGCGCTGGCCGCGATCCTCGGTTTTTCCGAACTCTTGATTTATCGCCCGGAAACCCTTGCCGACAGGGAAAAGACGCTGCGTTTTCTGCAGATGATGAACACGGCGGCCAAGGACGCGGGTAATGTCGTCAACCGTCTTCGTGAG contains:
- a CDS encoding PAS domain S-box protein, whose amino-acid sequence is MNAEVKITRSPAWHTSCATDRQMNGAQTQTPKLMGDVTRQTEAHFRSLIENTTDIITILEADGSIRYESPSIERILGYRPEELVGRNAFEFIHPDDLDRIQKVFAEGLIRPGCVESGEYRFRHKDGSWRVLEGIGKNLLEDPAVRGIIINSRDITERERMDEALRKIQQQHRALLDSIPDIAWVKDKQSRFIAVNEAFAKAFGHASGEIVGKTDFDFVPRELAERYVADDKQVMELRQRRRIEEPFVDAAGKRTWVETIKSAFLNDQGEVAGTTGVARDITERKQMDQALRASEERYRTLFATMREGFALCEIIWDADGKPCDYRYLEVNPAFEKMLGVTHGQAVGKTVREIFPDVEDYWIDIYGKVALTSQPARFENYLRAVDKHFEVAAFSPKRGQFAAIFSDVTERKRIEERLHLQSTALESAANGIVLTDSRGTILWVNPAFTKLTGYTAAEAIGQNTRLLKSGKHDESFYRNLWQTVNSGKVWQGDMINRRKDGSLYNEEMTITPVCDERGEITYFIAMKQDITDRKQAEASLRESEELFRSLSVSSPLGIFLTDAQGRLTYANPRCRELYGFTLMESQNDGWTQFIHADDREWVTRKWQAFITDGIDYSAEYRVCHRNGNVLCVHVRAARMQSDHSESMGFVGTIEDVTVRKRSEDDLRESKQRLEQALAELQAAQQQVIQQERLRALGTMASGIAHDFNNALAAILGFSELLIYRPETLADREKTLRFLQMMNTAAKDAGNVVNRLREFYRQREEGEVFVPVDLNHLVEEAVSLTQPKWKNQAEAKGIAIHLATELGNIPAVVGNAADLREALTNLIFNAVDAMPQGGTITLRTHLDNSRVTLEVVDTGTGMTEEVRSRCLEPFFTTKGAHGTGLGLSMVYGILQRHQGTVDIQSKLGEGTTFILSLPVAVEPQSPKEDDSAPCVLHPLRVLLVDDEELVRRILNEFLLGDKHIVETAANGQEALDKFQRMEFDVVILDRAMPDMNGDQVAVSIKQLKPRTPVILLTGFGSMMQASGEQPPGVDLIVGKPVTILGLREAVAKVVAKYSTARPAAPKA